One genomic segment of Arachis duranensis cultivar V14167 chromosome 4, aradu.V14167.gnm2.J7QH, whole genome shotgun sequence includes these proteins:
- the LOC107484359 gene encoding uncharacterized protein LOC107484359: MADAPPPTPSELLRMVTELQQANQQMAEENRRMQDQIAQLVNARLEHNNDHHNREENHERRSIPTHVSETPQREEEEAHQTEEAQPEAEEEERNNSAGPFTADIMNFQLPRQFTLLTTLTPYDGLGDPKQHIKKFRSIMIVNGASDPIMCRCFPSFLDGPALDWFCSLPADSISRFQELAKQFEDHFAASAIYLHDSDYLTTIKQGPQESLKDYITCFTKVAMRIPDLHPEVHLHAIKSGLRPGKFQETIAVSKPKTLAEFRENAKGQIDVEELRQARKTEKSVTAKDDDKPRDNKKTFKPVPRYESYTVFNTKRDDIIKEILNSKLIKPPRKPDAYPESKTVDKSKFCTFHQKHGHTTDECVIAKDLLERLARQGHLDKFIAG; the protein is encoded by the coding sequence ATGGCTGACGCCCCTCCCCCTACCCCATCCGAGCTCCTGCGGATGGTGACCGAGCTTCAACAAGCAAATCAACAAATGGCGGAGGAAAATCGAAGAATGCAAGATCAAATTGCGCAATTAGTTAATGCTCGGCTGGAGCACAACAATGATCATCATAACCGAGAAGAAAATCATGAACGTCGATCAATACCAACCCATGTTTCTGAAACACCCCAACGGGAGGAAGAGGAGGCCCACCAAACAGAAGAGGCCCAACCAGAGGCTGAGGAGGAAGAGCGCAACAATTCTGCCGGCCCGTTTACGGCCGACATCATGAATTTCCAACTTCCCAGACAGTTCACCCTGCTGACAACTTTGACCCCATACGATGGATTAGGAGATCCAAAGCAGcatattaaaaaatttcgaTCTATTATGATTGTTAACGGTGCATCTGACCCTATTATGTGTCGTTGTTTTCCATCCTTTTTAGATGGTCCTGCACTTGACTGGTTTTGCTCTTTGCCTGCAGATTCAATATCGCGTTTTCAGGAATTGGCGAAGCAATTCGAAGATCACTTTGCGGCCTCTGCTATATACCTGCACGATTCTGACTACCTGACGACCATCAAACAGGGCCCACAGGAGAGCCTGAAGGACTATATAACTTGTTTCACAAAGGTCGCCATGAGGATCCCCGATCTTCATCCTGAAGTCCATCTCCATGCAATTAAGAGCGGCCTTCGTCCGGGCAAATTTCAGGAGACAATAGCGGTGAGCAAGCCGAAAACTTTGGCAGAATTCCGTGAAAATGCAAAGGGACAGATAGACGTTGAAGAGCTTCGCCAAGCCCGCAAAACAGAAAAGTCAGTCACTGCCAAGGATGATGATAAACCTCGGGATAACAAGAAAACCTTCAAGCCCGTCCCCCGGTATGAGTCATACACAGTCTTCAACACAAAGAGGGATGACATTATCAAAGAAATACTTAACTCCAAATTAATCAAACCCCCTCGTAAACCCGACGCCTACCCAGAATCCAAAACTGTTGATAAATCCAAATTCTGTACTTTTCATCAAAAGCACGGTCACACAACTGATGAATGTGTGATCGCCAAAGACCTCCTGGAACGCCTCGCAAGACAAGGTCACCTTGATAAGTTTATCGCAGGATGA